A window of Gossypium raimondii isolate GPD5lz chromosome 7, ASM2569854v1, whole genome shotgun sequence genomic DNA:
CGGTGACTTACCTTTCGGCACAGTCCCTTTAATGTCATCACACGTAACTCTAATCCCCACTTTCTTGCTCTTCAATCCATCCATTTTCACTGTCACTTTAGTATCCATCTCAATTTTCAACGGgatcccatttttctttttcagatcGGGTCTCAAGTTGTTGACGGTGTCGGCATCTAGATCACTTGATGTCGTTATTACAACTCCCTTGAATGTTGTCTCGTTTTTGCTGTTACTGATGAACGCCGGCAATGTGCCGTTGCCTATAAACACATCGTTGTTACTTGTAACGCATGAGAGGGTGAATGGGTCGTAAGTGAAGGTGAGGTGGGAATTTGGGTTTTTGGAAGAAAGGGTTAAGTTGAAAAGGGTTGAGAGATGGGAGGAGGCGGAATCGGCGGTGGTCGTTAGGTTTAAGCGGTGGACACGGAGGGAAGCGAGGGTGAAAGAAGGGCGGTGAGGGCGGTAAAGGACGTAAAGGATGGAACCAGCTATGGCAACTAAAAGGGCAAGGATAAGGATGATGAGGATGGTCCAGaaacagcagcagcagcagtaGTTTCGGCGGGGACGGTGGTGGTGACGGCGGTTGTAAGGCTGACGGTAAGGTTGGCGAGAAGTGGGGTTGTAGAGATTGGATTTTGTTGCTCCACCGTTGGTTGCAGTTGTTGTAGCAGCTGGGGGTCCGGCAGTGGCGCCGTTGGCGGGGGGCGGGGCGGCGGTTGTGGTAGCGGCGGGTTTAGAGGAAGGGAAGACAGACATTgttaaagagaaaaagaaacagtGGCGGAGGGGTGTAGTACGAGAAATGGGAGAGTCAAAGAGATGAGATTTGTGGAGAGACAGAAGAGTGAATTTGAGGAGAGGAATGGAAGAGAAAAGTACACTCCAACCAATGGAGATGCTGCCACCTCACtagattatgaatattttattttattttctcattatatatatataaataaatatatatgtctGTCGGAAGATTGCgtgatttcaattttaaaaagggTGTTAAATCGattcatcaaaaattttattttatgattttttaataatagattTAATCGAATAGGACGAACTAGTCAAATGGGTTAGATTGATTAGACCGACAATCCAATGACTTTATCGATTTGACTAATGATTCggttttgaaaatcttaatCATTAGGTCTAGCTATAAGTTCAAGCTCGATTGGTAACGTTGCTATTGTAACATATAAGAATATATGCGTTCGAATGTGGTTAAACACATACAAGTAGTAGGAACTAAGAAACGTATCAAGAAATTATAATGTTAATTCAGATTTATTGtagaacattttaaaaaattaaaatatgccaCAAGTCAAtgtaatatttgttaatttagtacttttattttcaattttcaaatttctaaatTCAGGTTAAACAATTAAACTTATTATGTCATTGTTAGTAAGGAGATTTTTAACTTCAATGCCGAGGTTAATAATATACTAATATTTTGAACCTGAATAAAAGGactgaaattaatttaatttataaattttaaatatagtcCATGTACTAATAATTAATGCCGAGGTTAATAATATAccaatattttgagaaattaattaaatgtaataacccacataaatatttaaaacttccatgtaatttattattttctatagtTTACATTTATTATAGAATCTTCATACACGTACAAGAGTTCTAAtagacttatatttttaatactcCATATACTACTACATGTGATTATGATATGAAAGtgaaataaaccttaaaatattaatatattgtatgaatatataatatattagcaCCATATATAAATACTCACCGACGGAATCGATTGAGCCTTAATTCGATTGACatgagtattgttgtcaatacatGAGAATGTGGGTTTGAGTGtgtgcattatcctcctatttataagTTAGAAAGGGTTATGGGTAGTTTTAGGCATTGTGTATAAAAAAGAGCAAATATGATCAGAaattataatgagattattcaaaataaataaatttatattttttaattcgtgataaaaaattttaatttttaaaaatttgagaccaaaatatcattttaagcTAATTTTGGcctttaacctttaaaaaaaaggtcaaatttGACAATCAACCTTTcaaaaaagagttgaattttttgttccttttatttgaaataccgacaaaaatgttaaaattttaaacatgacaaCCCTTACGGTAATCCACgtgtatttattaatatatatattcttaatagTGAACTAGTAGATATCATACATTACAATcattatactttatttaataatttatttattaatatattaattatggttACAACTATAATTATGGTTGGTGTTGCAATCACTtttcatgaattattataattatgatttataaatttattttaacacaatatatttacttattaatatataaattgtaataaaaagtgagaattgtaataaattatcataattttatggaattgagactaaaaatattaaaggaactaaaactattaaaaaattttttataataaggGCAATTGAGTAAAATGTACTTCTAAATAATCTTACATCCCGTTAACCAAACACCGAATCTTACATTCAAGCCAAATGAACCAAATAAGATAATCTCACATTCCACTCATAATGTTACATTCTCATAATCGTATTACGAAAAGTAATCTAAAATTCAGCAAATCAAATATCCCAAAAATTAAGTTAAGACATACATGTTGattcttataaaagaaaaaaacaaggatgaaataataatataaaaatcccTCAACTTCAAGGCAAAGacaataattttgtttaagaatttcggggtcaaacataaatatattgtgttaaaaatatttaaattaaattatatatttttaagaggagacaaattttaaaaattttcatttaacgagacttaaaatgcttaaatttaatattttaattattggagGGCCTTCTATAAATATTTCACCATTTGGCCAATGGGGCCAAGGCCCCCGCCTCTTCGCTACGCCTCTGCTCACCTTTGAATAAGTCCcccttttgtttgttttttttctctgaatATGCCATTAACTTTAGAATATAACAACATAAACccctaacttttaatttatatctaaattaacctttaaaataaaCCAGcctttcatttaaaataaggTTTACACTCAAATAAGggcttatatattttgatttctattaTGCAAGGTTTTCAAAATCGATTTAGATAATTTGATCCGTGTTCagtttgatttaataaattattaaaaattaattattaaaattagagaAAACTTGTTCAAACAGTTTTTAGCTTAATTCAATCAGTTCTAGTTTGTACTAGTTTTACGGGTCAATCAATCCAACCTTTTATTTCAGACCAATACCATGATCGATTGATCCGattctgaaaaattttaataaaatatcaatgaTTGAATCTGTAACGTGTATTATGAAGCTTTAAATCCATCATTCCCATGAAGTGAAAGGAAATTATTATTGGGTTGACCAGAAAATATGATAGATTTTGTTCTTTGAAGGCAAGAATTAATGAAAGGTGGagcaaaagaataaaaatataattactagTTAAATCACCCAGTTCCAGTTGTATTAACTTATAACCCAAGTTAATTAACAAAAGCATCCACTAATTAAATGAGCTGGCTTTGATTatcaaaatcattaattttgtaCTTTCCTTAACACACAATGTCTATTTCAAGGCTTTAGCCTTCACTTTTCTTAGATTAGACAAGTTTAacaaaatattcattatttttcagccaataaaatatctaaaattttatatttaaaaaaaagaatctaGGTAACTTGATATCcagatttaaaattataaaattattaaaaacaaaaatattttaagaaattctATAATTCCAaatcaatacaacaaaatagtgaaacttttaatttaaaatagtttcttaaacatattttaaatatattctactaattttgtttctataatttcttgagatattttaatgaatattccattatttaaaactaataattcGTTgtttatactatatttaaatcttttattaaattgatgtcaTAAGTCAACAGgtcatcaactcaattaaacacCTTTtcatatacaaaataaattatattattaatcagcatgtaaatcaaatttttactgCTGACTAAACTCTTTCCAAGGTTAATATGATAGTGtttacaaattcaaattcaaatttaatatttaatatttttatttattaaaattaataaacttaactatttttttagtgtttacattatagtatcatatattattaatttaatttaatttgtttgtgctataaattacataatatgtattaaaattttagaaaagtcctccgaaaaaaactaaaatatcaattaaacttCTCATTAAAAAGTGCACTCAATTGAACCCTTTAAATCATGATTTGTACTAAATTAAACTCCTTAAATTCTTTTTTCCATCAAAGTCCTTGATGAGTCCCcaattttaacagtacaaatggataaaatttttaacaaaaaaaaaacaaagactaAAATGCTCTTTGAATTAAGGTACAAAGactaattttcttatttttaagtagaggtaacaaatttaaaaaaaattctctcatTTAAAACTTTCACTTAAttcaactttaaatttaattaaaatttaatgtaatcatcatataaaaatattaattgcaaaagaaaaatctGTAACAAGTTGATTGATAAATATAGTTGATTTTAAACACCAGCAAAATGATGAAACAACATACACCCCAAGTGGTTTCcaaatttatacatacatacatacacataagtgtatatatatttcatttctttgccctttctaaactcaaaaatattataaacatcCAAATAATTCAACAATAAAACAACACAGCATTGAAAAACAACAACACTACAGCCGAGATAGAGACTAGAACAGATAGAGATGAGGCCTTGGATgaatagtaatagtaataagGGTAAGGGTAAGGGTACTGGCGTGGTGTAGTAGGTGGCCCTTGACCTGATGGCTCATTGTAGAAGTACTTAAAAGGAGGTGGTGGACTGCCCTTGGAGGAAGGTGCCGGTGGAGATGGAGGCGGCCGTGGCGGAGATGGAGGTGGTGAGACTGATACCGATGGTGGTGGGGAGTGTTGGGGAGTTTGTGGTGACATTGGTGTGTAGTAAAAGTAAGGTACATCCGGTGGCGGCGTGTGATGAACCGACACCGAGGGCGGCGGAAACGACTTCGACGGTGGCGCAGGTGGTGGAGAACAAATGACAGGGCATGTTGAACATTCACTGATGCATAGTAAACCGGCTGATGGTGTCCCAATTTCTTCCATTGATGTTACACTAGGAACcatgatcatcatcatcatccccATGAACCCTACTTTGAAAACCAATACAACCCATTTGCTTCCTTGGGATAATTGACCATTTGGAAACCTCATgttcaccattttttttatcaacaCAAAGGAAAAATGAAGACTATATGCACCAAGATAGGCAGGCCACTTAACCCTTTTACATGCGTGTGTATGGCTCTTTCTTAAAGCCTAGTTTTTAGATGCTTCAACAAAATTCTTTGCTTTCATCTGTGAAATacttttttggattaaattacaatggaaagttaatttgattcaaatatcaGAAATACCCTTTCAAACTCACTTAACTTTCATAACATAAAGACCTTGAAATTTTGGTTACCCTTCcaatatgaatatatttacattatacTGAAAATAGTAGTGTAGATGAGTAGGATTTATGGTATAGACTTTCTTTTGGGGTTGATTTTGAGTCTTAAATGATTGGGTTTTAGTTCCGTTGGTATTAACATTGATGTCGGTGCTAGAAGATATAAATTTGAACAAATTAAAACGcgtttatcctcctatttaaaggttaaaaaaatattataggtAATTCAAAACCTTgatcataatttttttgtctttaaTTTGTCTCTTTACGAtgattaaatatgatattaaaagaGGCAGACAATGATAAATTAGGGTATCCTGGTGTAAAGACAATATTGAATGACATATCTGTTAATATTTTGAAGGTTTGTATATATTTCATGGAAGGGGAATCCAATGTTATTTTATACCTTCCTCTTAACATAAGTTCACCTTTGTATCAATTCTCTCCTTACAATGTCACccaattaacactttattctTTGCTTGGTGCTTTGCTTTCGAAGGAGGGTTCTTGAATATCCTCCATCTCATTAGTTATGTTTGCAATCACAATAAATTTGTTGACATCctcgaaaaaaaaaaagttattcaaACACATgctcaaattttaaagttaaacaTATTTGTTAGACTTGTTGAATTGAAAATTAGTCAGGGTGGATTAAACGGTTGGATCAGAGGGtgaattctttttgaataatcacaatataagttttgatcatatctgctctttttaacataatgcctagaactacccatagtcattcctcaacccataaataggaggataatgcgcttcagcacaCTTAAACCTATGTCCTTttacattgacaataatacttATGACAatcaaactaagactcaatcgacaaacCTCGAGTAATTTACAACCCTCTAAACTCTTGCCCTCAAAAATTaagggaataaaataaatattataagaccatatatatatatataatgtaaatCTGATTTTAAACTCAAGACTATTGTTgatttggattaaaatattttattatgtaaatcTGAATTTTAGGATTTGAAATTTGGACTAATGAAAAAAGTTGAATTAATGGTTTTGAGCTATTTTCACTTTTAGGGATCATttgctttttttaaataaaaaattggatttgcctattggttttaaattttaggtacttttttttccaatttagtacttgaatttgtcaaatattttataaattactcTAATATactaacaatatttttttatgaggtaGTAAAATAATCAATGTATAATCGACATGTGACAGATGATATgatatttctttttgtattttatatgttcaattacttttgattttattaattttatttattaatttaaaataatgaatttcttttaattttggttttaaaattcttttttcttatttaatattaattcatttagtATAGCTCaatacctattttttaaaataaatttcctcTAATATTGACGACGTTTTTGTAGAATAAcacaattttttaaacatagttagtgttttatgtaatttgcataacatttaataagtttaggtaccaaattgaatctAAAAAGCTTAAGTCCTAAATTAGGAAAATGCCtaattcatgtatcaaattagacaaaaataaataaatactaaattaagaaaattataagctaaagtacaaaatattatattaagcaCAAAAAAAACACCAATGAATTGGTTAGACACATGTCAATTGAGGAACAGCTTAAGgccttccttttatatatagttaatattatagttttagTCCATGCTTCGCATTGgattaattaattcttttacaaaattataagataaaaatttaaaaattttaatttgctcAAAGATTTTTTACTATtcgtatatttaaaatttaatctaattatttttccaatttaaaaatttaagtcaaTTTGTTCatactagaggtgttcatggccgggcggcccggcccggcccaacggcccgcccgaaatatgggagggtttgggtaaaaatataggcccgaaatatgggcttgggcaaaaaaataggCCCATTTAGAATATGGGCCGTGCCTCGGGTACCACTTTTTtagcccggcccgacccgactCGGCCcgattataattaatatatatattttattatttattatatttacaattttagttACCTATTTACCTTTCCCATTTCCCCCACCCGTTCAAACTTCAGAATCCCTAACCCCTTCCCttccctccttttttttttcccgaAATCGAAAACcccacctccacctccacctccaccgATCAACCATCCCACCTCCGGTGTACGGCCCTCGACGACTCCACCTCCAGGCTCCAGTTCCACGACGCTAGCGTTGTTGTTGTTCTCTACTTCTCTTCACTTCGATTCTTCTGCAACTTCCGaaggtattattttttatgctgTCCAaagatttgtttttgttttctttttaaatgttatgtacTGTTCAAaggtattatttttatgttatgaaCTGTTGAAAAATGTTATCTTTTTGTTATTATGAAGCCCCaaagttttaagttttagtttCTCTTCACTTTGATTCTTCTGCAATTATACTTTTGAAAGTGCAAATCCTTGTTAAAATGGTGAGAATCAGTTTTTACAAGCTGCCATAAGCAGATTTATCAAGTCTATTTAACAATCCCAAAATGAAGAGAGTCTTCTTCAAATGCTTTCTATATACCATTCGTAAATAACTAATTTGGCCATAAATAATTAAGACAAAATATAGCCAAGAACAAACAGATTTAGTATAAAATTGTGAGGCCATAAATTACCTTTGGAAAATGCAAAATTGGCCATAAATTAACAGATTTAgtataatattgttaatttgttatcctttaaaagcataaaaatgtaatgatatgataaactttaaaatatttaagttaaaaagttaaaagtaattaaatttgagttaattgttttgtaattacttgtataatcattttttatttttattctcttttttttaagaattgattgtttgtaattaaatcCCAATaagtaatcttattttatttttttgttcattatatagtatatacaaaaaaaatataatttgatctttgatataattttaataacaattagttttaagtaaaaaaaaaagggccgGGCCGGGCACGGGCTTCATATTTTCTCCACGGgtttgggccgggccgggcccgagcCTAGCAATCgggctaaaatttttttgggcccgacccatgaacacctctagttcatactgttaaaattcttttgttaatactgcaaaaattattttattaaatttgttcatgtagtattttaaaattagaaaaaaaactcacttggtatttaataaagaattttaacaatgctaacaattcttaaaattcaCATCATCActttaattagaataaagtatttagactaacaaatgacattataaaaattgaggtaccatattatgtcaaaattaaggtatatagattaaatctcaaatttaagcgaaatatagagattaaattgaaatttacccATTCTTATAATCTAAAAGAAGTAGAGGAATTGAACTTGAAATGTTATGTCAAAAAAGGGTGAGAAAACAATGGAGAAGTGTCGGTTGTGGAACCTTGGGACATTCCTTTTATATAGCAGTATAGATTATATTAACGCAAGTACTTaactatattttattaaaattaaaaaattacaagaaattttaaaattacaaaatggccCCTATTTTTCTAAggtttacgatttagtccttataattGCCTAGGACAAGTAGTGGCTTCCAGTCCAGTGGCCAACTACCCATACCTTGTGACGCCCTCTGCCAGCTCCCATCTCTATCTTGGCCTGTTAAGAACAAAAAATAGAGGTTAGTAATTTGCGCAATTTAACTGTTGAGTTCAGAGCTAATTAACCCTCACTCTCGGCCTCACCAAACACCGCAAGCCACCATACTTCCTCaccatttttttcataataaaaaggaaaggtATAATTAAACTGCTTTATAATGTGAACGGTAAGAAGTAGTTGGAATGGAATGAATAGTGAATCTAAATGGGTTTTCCTGGAATTTCGCCAAACCCAACAAATATTTGGAACTTCAATTTTGACCTTTTTTAGAGTTTCATGCTTTCACACCATATAACTATTTGTGTACATTACCCATAgagttttatgaattttataattttgcaaaCCGTATAatcatcttttaatattttacaagcGAACTAAAAAAGAAACTCggtatatcaaataataatcttttaataaataaattgatataatcaAATTAGGAGAGGAATGTGTATCACAAGATTTGATCTTTAATGCCACTGTATGGTACTCAGCCTCTCGCACCACGTATTCCCTTATTTTGAcacaatatttatttctttaacaagtgaCACACAAACTCTAACACGTACGTACATACATGTTTGATAATTGCTTTGAAAGAAACAAGGAAGCAGACTTTGTAGGTAGACTCATTCAACAAACTACTGTTACTAAAATAACATGTTAATGTGTAAAATGAGAAAGCATCAAGAAAAGGCTCTTACAGGAGATGCAACAAACACATGGAGGActcctttattattttggacTTTGCTTGCCTttccttttattcaaaaactgGGAAACTAAAGGGAAAAAGTAGCAGCagaaaa
This region includes:
- the LOC105802633 gene encoding NDR1/HIN1-like protein 13 encodes the protein MSVFPSSKPAATTTAAPPPANGATAGPPAATTTATNGGATKSNLYNPTSRQPYRQPYNRRHHHRPRRNYCCCCCFWTILIILILALLVAIAGSILYVLYRPHRPSFTLASLRVHRLNLTTTADSASSHLSTLFNLTLSSKNPNSHLTFTYDPFTLSCVTSNNDVFIGNGTLPAFISNSKNETTFKGVVITTSSDLDADTVNNLRPDLKKKNGIPLKIEMDTKVTVKMDGLKSKKVGIRVTCDDIKGTVPKGKSPSVANVSGSKCKVDLRIKIWKWTF
- the LOC105802852 gene encoding leucine-rich repeat extensin-like protein 5 translates to MVNMRFPNGQLSQGSKWVVLVFKVGFMGMMMMIMVPSVTSMEEIGTPSAGLLCISECSTCPVICSPPPAPPSKSFPPPSVSVHHTPPPDVPYFYYTPMSPQTPQHSPPPSVSVSPPPSPPRPPPSPPAPSSKGSPPPPFKYFYNEPSGQGPPTTPRQYPYPYPYYYYYSSKASSLSVLVSISAVVLLFFNAVLFYC